A part of Melittangium boletus DSM 14713 genomic DNA contains:
- a CDS encoding bifunctional folylpolyglutamate synthase/dihydrofolate synthase: MTPRTPAEALEFFSRLSPSSIKLGLERVEAALEALGHPERRFPALHVAGTNGKGSTCAFASAALHAAGHRVGLYTSPHLVRVNERIRVDGVEISDEVFGQRILEVLERHPEAATSLTYFEFGTVVAFWHFAREAVDVAVVEVGLGGRLDATRACHPLVTAITPVSFDHTEYLGNTLEAIAGEKAGILKPGVPVVVSRQEPEALAAIERAARTVGAPLVLEGRDFCLTARPDGSLAYQGRELSLDALTLGLRGVHQRQNAGVALASLEQLMSRGLQVPSEAIRTGLAGARWPGRLEDLGGSPPVVLDGAHNPAGVQVLLEGLRSLYPGRRVHCVFGVVADKDRGPMLRALFPACASVHLTPLETPRSLPPERYVDEARSWCADVRAYPSLDAALAGAHSQAASEDVILCTGSLFLVGSVRAKGCGNLGALHHSS; the protein is encoded by the coding sequence ATGACGCCCCGTACCCCCGCCGAGGCCCTGGAGTTCTTCTCCCGCCTCAGTCCCTCCAGCATCAAGCTCGGGCTGGAGCGCGTGGAGGCGGCCCTGGAAGCGCTCGGCCACCCGGAGCGTCGCTTTCCCGCGCTCCACGTGGCGGGAACCAATGGGAAGGGGAGCACGTGCGCCTTCGCGTCGGCGGCCCTCCACGCGGCGGGTCACCGGGTGGGGCTGTACACCTCGCCGCACCTGGTTCGCGTCAACGAGCGCATCCGCGTGGACGGCGTGGAGATCTCGGACGAGGTGTTCGGCCAGCGCATCCTGGAGGTGCTGGAGCGGCACCCGGAGGCGGCCACCTCGCTCACGTATTTCGAGTTCGGCACGGTGGTGGCCTTCTGGCACTTCGCGCGCGAGGCGGTGGACGTGGCCGTGGTGGAGGTGGGGTTGGGAGGCCGTCTGGACGCCACCCGCGCGTGTCATCCGCTCGTGACCGCCATCACCCCGGTGTCCTTCGATCACACGGAGTACCTGGGCAACACCCTGGAGGCCATCGCCGGGGAAAAGGCCGGCATCCTCAAGCCCGGCGTTCCCGTGGTGGTGAGCCGCCAGGAGCCCGAGGCGCTCGCCGCCATCGAGCGCGCCGCCCGGACCGTGGGCGCGCCCCTGGTACTCGAGGGCCGTGACTTCTGCCTGACGGCGAGGCCCGATGGCTCGCTGGCCTACCAGGGGCGGGAGCTGTCCCTCGACGCGCTGACGCTGGGTCTCAGGGGCGTTCACCAGCGTCAGAACGCCGGCGTGGCCCTGGCCTCGCTGGAGCAGCTGATGTCCCGGGGCCTCCAGGTCCCCTCGGAGGCGATCCGCACGGGTCTCGCCGGGGCACGTTGGCCTGGACGGCTGGAGGACCTGGGGGGCTCTCCACCCGTGGTGCTGGATGGAGCGCACAACCCGGCGGGGGTCCAGGTGCTCCTCGAGGGCCTGCGTTCGCTGTACCCTGGCCGCCGGGTGCACTGCGTCTTCGGGGTGGTGGCGGACAAGGACCGGGGCCCCATGCTGCGCGCCCTTTTCCCCGCATGCGCCTCCGTGCACCTGACACCCCTGGAGACCCCGCGCTCGCTCCCCCCCGAGCGCTACGTCGACGAGGCGCGCTCCTGGTGCGCCGACGTGCGTGCCTACCCCTCCTTGGATGCGGCGCTCGCCGGAGCGCACTCCCAGGCGGCGAGCGAAGACGTTATCCTGTGCACGGGTTCACTGTTCCTAGTCGGTTCCGTGCGCGCCAAGGGGTGTGGAAACCTTGGCGCATTGCATCACAGTTCATAG
- the accD gene encoding acetyl-CoA carboxylase, carboxyltransferase subunit beta, translating into MAWFSKKPRIATTPEPIEAPSRMQGLWAKCENCDEILYRQELEKNLNVCPHCDHHLPWPARARLASLLDPDSFEEFDKELEPQDPLGFSDSKKYKDRLRSTRKSLGENDAFISGVGRIEGKQVSVGCFVFEFMGGSMGSVVGEKCTRVFERAHELKCPAIVFSASGGARMQEGIFSLMQMAKTSAAIARFRNVGKPYISVLLHPTTGGVAASFSWLGDVMLAEPKALIGFAGPRVIEQTIRQKLPEGFQRSEFLVEHGMLDAIVPRKDLRAKLNQVIQLLG; encoded by the coding sequence ATGGCCTGGTTCTCCAAGAAGCCCCGTATCGCCACCACTCCCGAGCCCATCGAAGCCCCCAGCCGCATGCAGGGGCTCTGGGCCAAGTGCGAGAACTGCGATGAGATCCTCTACCGGCAGGAGCTGGAGAAGAACCTCAACGTCTGTCCCCACTGCGATCATCACCTGCCGTGGCCGGCGCGCGCCCGCCTGGCGTCGCTGTTGGATCCGGACAGCTTCGAGGAGTTCGACAAGGAGCTCGAGCCGCAGGATCCACTCGGGTTCTCCGACTCGAAGAAGTACAAGGACCGGCTCCGCTCCACGCGCAAGTCCCTGGGCGAGAACGACGCCTTCATCTCGGGCGTGGGCCGCATCGAGGGCAAGCAGGTGTCGGTGGGCTGCTTCGTGTTCGAGTTCATGGGCGGCTCCATGGGCTCGGTGGTGGGCGAGAAGTGCACGCGCGTCTTCGAGCGGGCGCACGAGCTCAAGTGCCCGGCCATCGTCTTCTCCGCCTCGGGCGGCGCGCGCATGCAGGAGGGCATCTTCTCCCTCATGCAGATGGCCAAGACGAGCGCGGCCATCGCCCGCTTCCGCAACGTGGGCAAGCCCTACATCTCCGTGCTGCTGCACCCCACCACGGGCGGCGTGGCGGCCTCGTTCTCGTGGCTGGGAGACGTCATGCTCGCCGAGCCCAAGGCCCTCATCGGCTTCGCCGGCCCGCGCGTCATCGAGCAGACCATCCGCCAGAAGCTTCCCGAGGGCTTCCAGCGCTCCGAGTTCCTCGTGGAGCACGGCATGCTCGACGCGATCGTCCCGCGCAAGGATCTGCGCGCCAAGCTCAACCAGGTCATCCAGCTGCTCGGGTAG
- a CDS encoding MBL fold metallo-hydrolase: MKLQILGCHGGELPACRTTCFLVDDVLALDAGALTSTLSLEQLCQVDDIIVGHSHFDHVKDLPLMADLIIGRRDKPVTIHASRECARALRENMFNNALWPDFTRIPTRKEPVLRIKAFRAGSTFQVGPYTVQSVPVHHPVESCGFVITRGRSSLAMSGDTGPTDKLWKVLNQTPTLKALLIETSFPNALQQLADVSGHLTPRTLQSELEKFERDEGTSVLLYHLKPAFVQQVKKEVANMPVEVLELGDTFEF; this comes from the coding sequence GTGAAGCTCCAGATCCTAGGCTGCCATGGGGGTGAGCTTCCCGCGTGCCGCACCACGTGCTTCCTCGTGGACGACGTGCTCGCCCTGGACGCGGGCGCGCTCACGAGCACGTTGTCGCTCGAGCAGCTGTGCCAGGTGGACGACATCATCGTCGGCCACAGCCACTTCGATCACGTGAAGGATCTGCCGCTGATGGCGGACCTCATCATCGGGCGGAGGGACAAGCCGGTCACCATCCACGCCTCGCGCGAGTGCGCCCGGGCCCTGCGCGAGAACATGTTCAACAACGCGCTCTGGCCGGACTTCACGCGCATTCCCACGCGCAAGGAGCCCGTGCTGCGCATCAAGGCCTTCCGGGCGGGGAGCACCTTCCAGGTGGGTCCCTACACGGTGCAGTCCGTGCCGGTGCACCACCCGGTGGAGTCGTGCGGCTTCGTCATCACCCGGGGCCGCTCGTCGCTGGCCATGAGCGGGGACACGGGCCCCACGGACAAGCTCTGGAAGGTGCTCAACCAGACGCCCACGCTCAAGGCGCTCCTCATCGAGACGAGCTTTCCCAACGCGTTGCAGCAACTGGCCGACGTGTCCGGGCATCTCACTCCCCGCACGCTCCAGAGCGAGCTGGAGAAGTTCGAGCGCGACGAGGGGACGAGCGTGCTGCTCTACCACCTCAAGCCCGCCTTCGTGCAGCAGGTGAAGAAGGAAGTGGCGAACATGCCCGTGGAGGTGCTGGAGCTGGGGGACACCTTCGAGTTCTAG
- a CDS encoding Crp/Fnr family transcriptional regulator — MGAEETLFQRFGKEFSKGTTLFREGEAGKEMFVLQSGRIAISKRVRDEEKVLAVLGPGEFFGEMAIISNRPRNATATVSEDAKLLVIDPKTFEGMIRGNAEIAVRMIKKLAERLSEADAQIENLLHGDPTSRVVHHVLQACRTRGIPTDEGMEIELGLRDLPRQLGVGEPAIRLVLSRLDRAGLVALGDDRLTVQDTARLHDFLQYLEMKWKFGDL; from the coding sequence ATGGGCGCCGAGGAAACCCTCTTTCAACGTTTCGGCAAGGAGTTCTCGAAGGGCACGACCCTCTTCCGCGAGGGAGAGGCGGGCAAGGAGATGTTCGTCCTGCAGTCGGGACGAATCGCCATCTCCAAGCGCGTGCGCGACGAGGAGAAGGTGTTGGCGGTGCTCGGCCCGGGGGAGTTCTTCGGCGAGATGGCCATCATCTCCAACCGGCCGCGCAATGCCACGGCCACGGTGAGCGAGGACGCGAAGCTGCTCGTCATCGATCCCAAGACCTTCGAGGGGATGATCCGCGGCAACGCGGAGATCGCCGTGCGGATGATCAAGAAGCTGGCCGAGCGCCTGTCCGAGGCGGACGCCCAGATCGAGAATCTGCTGCACGGAGATCCCACCAGCCGCGTGGTGCACCACGTGCTGCAGGCGTGCCGCACGCGAGGAATCCCCACCGACGAGGGGATGGAGATCGAGCTGGGCTTGCGCGACCTGCCCCGGCAGCTCGGCGTGGGCGAGCCCGCCATCCGGCTCGTGTTGAGCCGGCTGGATCGCGCGGGGCTGGTGGCGCTCGGCGATGACAGGCTCACCGTGCAGGATACGGCCCGCCTCCACGACTTCCTCCAATACCTGGAGATGAAGTGGAAGTTCGGAGACCTCTAG
- the purM gene encoding phosphoribosylformylglycinamidine cyclo-ligase yields MGTTYKQAGVDIEAGDAFVERIKPHAARTMRPEVLAGVGGFGGLFALPPGKYREPVLVAGTDGVGTKLKVAFQAGRHGTVGVDLVAMSVNDILTSGAEPLFFLDYFATGRLEVDAAAEVVKGIAQGCEQAGCALLGGETAEMPGFYARGEYDLAGFCVGVVERSEIIDGRSVKPGDALIGLASSGLHSNGYSLARKVLLEDAKLALHEVPEGLERPLVDALLEPTRIYVKDALALMKTVKVKGLSHITGSGIPGNLPRCLPDGTRAVLDDTAWKRPPIFDLIQRLGGVARSEMYDTFNMGLGLIAVVAREDVAVALALLEARGVEASEVGRIEAGEGEATAVITP; encoded by the coding sequence GTGGGAACGACCTACAAGCAGGCGGGAGTGGATATCGAGGCGGGGGATGCCTTCGTCGAGCGCATCAAGCCCCATGCGGCGCGCACGATGAGGCCCGAGGTCCTGGCCGGGGTGGGCGGGTTCGGCGGGCTGTTCGCCCTGCCACCGGGCAAGTACCGCGAGCCGGTGCTGGTGGCGGGCACGGACGGGGTGGGCACCAAGCTCAAGGTGGCCTTCCAAGCGGGACGACACGGCACGGTGGGAGTCGACCTGGTGGCGATGTCCGTGAACGACATCCTCACGTCCGGCGCCGAGCCGCTGTTCTTCCTGGACTACTTCGCCACCGGACGGCTGGAGGTGGACGCCGCGGCCGAGGTGGTCAAGGGCATCGCGCAGGGGTGTGAGCAGGCCGGGTGCGCGCTCCTCGGCGGAGAGACGGCGGAGATGCCGGGCTTCTACGCGCGGGGCGAGTACGACCTGGCGGGCTTCTGCGTGGGCGTGGTGGAGCGCTCGGAGATCATCGACGGGCGGAGCGTGAAGCCGGGCGACGCGCTCATCGGGCTGGCGTCCTCGGGCCTGCACTCCAACGGCTACTCGCTGGCGCGCAAGGTGCTGCTGGAGGACGCGAAGCTGGCGCTGCACGAGGTGCCCGAGGGCCTGGAGCGGCCGCTCGTCGACGCGCTCCTGGAGCCCACGCGCATCTACGTGAAGGACGCGCTCGCGTTGATGAAGACGGTGAAGGTCAAGGGCTTGTCGCACATCACCGGCAGCGGCATTCCAGGCAACCTGCCGCGGTGCCTGCCGGACGGGACGCGGGCGGTGCTCGACGACACGGCCTGGAAGCGCCCGCCCATCTTCGATCTCATCCAGCGGCTGGGCGGTGTGGCGCGCTCGGAGATGTACGACACCTTCAACATGGGCCTGGGCCTCATCGCGGTGGTGGCGCGCGAGGACGTGGCCGTGGCGCTCGCCCTGCTGGAGGCGCGCGGGGTGGAGGCCTCCGAAGTGGGCCGGATCGAGGCGGGCGAGGGAGAGGCCACGGCGGTCATCACGCCATGA
- the purN gene encoding phosphoribosylglycinamide formyltransferase — protein sequence MSGRAKLGVLVSGGGSNLQALLDACARADFPAEVALVVSNVPTAFALQRARDAGVEARVLDHKGFGARADFERALGDLLVDAGVEWVCLAGFMRLLGADFLGRFAGRVLNIHPSLLPAFPGLHAQRQALDKGVKVAGCTVHFVDAGMDTGPIIAQAAVPVLSGDDEAALSARILKEEHRLYPLVVKLAVTGGVRLEGGRVVSPLGPAVGDSSLRNPGEPG from the coding sequence ATGAGCGGCCGCGCGAAGCTGGGCGTGCTGGTGTCGGGCGGAGGCAGCAACCTGCAGGCCCTGCTCGATGCGTGCGCCCGGGCGGACTTCCCCGCCGAGGTGGCGCTCGTGGTGTCCAACGTGCCCACCGCGTTCGCGCTCCAGCGGGCGCGGGACGCGGGGGTGGAGGCGCGGGTCCTCGATCACAAGGGCTTTGGCGCACGGGCGGACTTCGAGCGGGCGCTGGGAGATCTGCTGGTGGACGCGGGGGTGGAGTGGGTGTGCCTCGCGGGCTTCATGCGCCTGCTCGGCGCGGACTTCCTCGGACGCTTCGCGGGCCGGGTGCTCAACATCCATCCGTCCCTGCTGCCCGCGTTTCCGGGCCTGCACGCCCAGCGGCAGGCGCTCGACAAGGGCGTGAAGGTGGCCGGGTGCACGGTGCACTTCGTGGACGCCGGCATGGACACGGGCCCCATCATCGCGCAGGCGGCGGTGCCGGTGTTGTCCGGAGACGACGAGGCGGCGCTGTCCGCGCGCATCCTGAAGGAGGAGCACCGGCTGTACCCGCTGGTGGTGAAGCTGGCCGTCACGGGAGGCGTCCGGCTGGAGGGCGGACGCGTGGTGTCCCCCCTCGGTCCCGCCGTGGGCGACAGCAGCCTGCGCAACCCCGGCGAGCCGGGCTGA
- a CDS encoding arginyltransferase yields the protein MATIVGHSIEPPDTCGYLPDQLASLEQVLMKDVTPEEYERLLTRGWRRFGPMYFRPACRDCAECVSLRIPTATFQPNRSQRRARAACAHLRVEVGPPRVDEERLALYHVWHGEREQTREWNASPLSARDYFLQFAFPHPSAREVAYYDDTAEGGPKLVGLGICDETPHAWSAVYFFYDPAYARASPGSANVVFQVELARSRGIPHVYLGYRVQGCASLRYKGSFGPHELLEGRPGPDESPRWNPAKEPGNTPP from the coding sequence ATGGCCACCATCGTGGGACATTCCATCGAGCCGCCCGACACGTGCGGCTACCTGCCCGACCAGCTCGCCTCGCTGGAGCAGGTCTTGATGAAGGACGTGACCCCCGAGGAGTATGAGCGGCTGCTCACGCGGGGCTGGCGCCGCTTCGGCCCCATGTACTTCCGGCCCGCGTGTCGGGACTGCGCCGAGTGTGTCTCGTTGCGCATCCCCACCGCGACCTTCCAGCCCAACCGAAGCCAGCGCCGGGCGCGCGCCGCGTGTGCCCACCTGCGCGTGGAAGTGGGGCCGCCCCGCGTGGACGAGGAGCGGCTGGCGCTCTACCACGTCTGGCACGGCGAACGGGAGCAGACGCGCGAGTGGAACGCCTCGCCCCTCAGCGCGCGGGACTACTTCCTGCAGTTCGCCTTCCCCCACCCCTCGGCGCGGGAAGTGGCCTACTACGACGACACCGCCGAGGGCGGCCCCAAGCTGGTGGGCCTGGGCATCTGCGACGAGACCCCCCACGCCTGGAGCGCGGTGTACTTCTTCTATGATCCGGCCTACGCGCGCGCCTCGCCGGGCTCGGCCAACGTGGTGTTCCAGGTGGAGCTGGCGCGCAGCCGGGGCATTCCGCACGTGTACCTCGGCTATCGCGTCCAGGGCTGCGCGTCCCTGCGTTACAAGGGCTCGTTCGGCCCCCACGAGCTGCTCGAGGGCCGTCCTGGTCCGGATGAGTCGCCCCGGTGGAACCCCGCGAAGGAGCCCGGGAACACGCCTCCGTGA